AGGGCCAGGCAAGCTTGACCCAGCGCCCAAGGACGGGAGAGTAGCGCTCCCCACGTTCGCGTCCGCCGGAGAGTTTCCCCTGACCGCCCCGATCAAGATCGCCGTCGCCGGCGCGCTCGGCCGCATGGGCCAGGCGGTGGCCGCCGTGGTCGCCGGCCGCCAGGACGTCGTGCTGTCGGCACGGTTCGACCGTCCGGGAGCGAGCGGCGAGGGTCTGGTCGACCAGGCCGCGGCGCTGGACGGCGCCGACGTGGTCATCGATTTCACCACCCCCGCCGCCTCGGTGGCCCTGGCCCAGGCCTGCGCCGCGCGGGGCGGGCCCACCCTGGTGATCGGCTCCACCGGACTTTCCGAGCAGGACCTCGCCGCCATCGGCAAGGCCGCCGAGACGGTCGCCATCGTCCAGGCCGGAAATTTCTCCCTGGGGGTCAACATGCTGCTGGGCCTGGTGGCCCAGGCCGCCCGGGCGCTCGGCCCCGACGCCTACGACATCGAGATCTTCGAGGCCCACCACCGGCGCAAGGTCGACGCGCCCTCCGGCACCGCCCTGATGCTGGGCCAGGCTGCAGCCAAGGGTCGCGGCGTGGATCTGGCGCTGGCCGCCGCGCGGGCGCGTGAGGGCAATACCGGTCCCCGGATTCCGGGCGACATCGGCTTCTCGGTCATGCGCGGCGGCGACATCATCGGCGAGCACTCGGTGACGTTCGCCGCCGACGACGAGATCCTGACCCTGAGCCACTCGGCCCGCGACCGTGGCCTGTTCGCCCGGGGCGCGGTGGAGGCCGCCCGCTGGGTCGCGAACCGGCCGCCCGGCAAGTACGACATGCAGGACGTGCTGGGTCTCAACTGAGAGGGCGTGCTTGATGGCCGATCTGCTGAGGCGCGACGCCACGGGCCAGCTCGCCGCGCTCATGGCCAAGGACGTCTCGGCCGTCGAGCTGCTGAAGCTGGCCCTGGCCCGGCACGAGGCCACCCACGCCCGCCTGAACGTGGTGATCGCCGCCGACCTCGACCGCGCGCTGGACGCAGCCCGTGCCGTCGACGACCTGCGCCTGCGCGGCGAGACCCTGGGTCCGCTCGCCGGCCTGCCGATGACCATCAAGGACACCCTGGACGTGGCGGGCCTGCCGGCCTCCTCCGGCCTCGACGCCTTCCGCCATCGCAAGGCCGAGGACGCCGTCGCGGTGACCCACGCCCGCCGGGCCGGGGCTGTGATCTGGGGCAAGACCAATGTTCCGGTGATGGCCGGCGACTGGCAGAGCTTCAACGCCGTCTATGGGACCTCGAACAATCCCTGGGACGTCGCCCGCACCACCGGCGGCTCGTCGGGCGGGTCCGCCGGCGCCCTGGCGGCAGGGGTCACGTCGCTGGAGATCGGCTCGGATATCGCCGGTTCCCTGCGGGTCCCGGCAAGCTTCTGCGGCGTGTTCTCCCACAAGCCCACCTGGGGAATGGTCTCGCAGCGCGGCCACGTGCCCCCCGCGCCCGGCGCCCATATCGAGCGCGACCTCAATGTGGTCGGGCCGATGGCTCGATCGGCTCGTGACCTGCGTCTGCTGCTCTCGGTGATCGAGAACGGCCCCATCGCCGCCAAGGCCAGGCCCGCCGACCTTCCGTCCCTGCGCGTCGGCCTGTGGCTGGACGAGCCGCTGTTTCCGCTGGATCCAGAGGTCCGCCTGGTGCTTGAAACCCTGGCTGGCGAACTCGCCGCCGCCGGCGCCGAGATCCAGCCGATCTCCAGCCCCGTGCCGGCCGACCAGCTCATGGCCGCTTTCCAAACCCTGCTGGGGTCGATCATCGGCGGTGACCTGCCGCCCGCCCTGCAGCGGCGGGCGCGGCGGGCGCGGGCCTTGGCCGACCTGGCCGGCTCTGTCGGCATCGATCTCAAGTCCTGGGGCGGCCTGTCGCGCGCCTATGCCGCCAGCCATGCGGAGTGGATCGCCGCCGACGAGGTCCGCGCCCGGATGAGCCACGTCATGGGCGAGCTGTTCCTGCGGTTCGACGTGATCCTGGCGCCCGTGACACCGCGGGTCGCATTCCCGCACGACCACCGGCCGTTCACGGCCCGCCGGCTGCAGCTGACGGACGGGACCCAGGTCCCCTACACGGCGATGATGAACTGGGTCGCCCTGGCGACCGCCTGCCGCCTGCCGGTCACGGTGGTCCCCGCGGGCCTCGCGGCTTCAGGCCTGCCCGTAGGGATGCAGATCATCGGGCCGCGCGGCGGTGACTCCCGGACCCTGGCGGTCGCCCAGGCCATCGACGAGACCCTGCGCGGCTACATCCCGCCGCCGTCCTAGATCGCGGCCGGCGCCTCGCGCAGGTGGGCGCGCTCGTTCAGGCTGACCACGTTCCGCTGGCCGCCGCGGGCGCACATGAAACGGTGGACGCTGGTGTAGCCGGGCTCGAAGAACAGCCGCGGCTCCATCTTCAGCACATGAGCCGTCCAGACATTGATCACCCCGCCATGGCAGAAGACCGCCACGCGCCCCCCGGGATGGGCGGCGATGACCTCCTCCAGCGCCCCGACGACCTGGTCCTGGAAGGCGGGCACGTCCACGCCGTGGCCGCCTTCGGCCAGGGCTTTCCAGGCGGCGTAGTCCTCACGCTTCAACACTTCCATGGGCACGTAGGCGCCCGACTCGCGGTCGAACTCGGCCACGCCCTCGTGCAACTGCAACGCATGGCCGCCGCGGGCCACGAAGGGTTCGGCGGTCTGGACCGCGCGCCGCATGGGGCTGGACCAGGCCGCGTCGACTCCGTCGTCGGCCAGCCAGAGCGCGACGCGCCGGGCCTGGTCGTGGCCCTCCTCGGAGAGCTCCGGATCGGCATGGCCGTCGCTGCGCACCGGCAGGCCGTGTCGGACGAGAATAAGTTCCATGCCTACCGCCCCCCAGTCGAGCCGAAGCCGCCCGCGCCGCGGACGGTGTCGTCCAGGTCGGCGACCTCGGCCAGGACCGCCTGGATCACCGGGGCGATGATCATCTGGGCGATGCGATCGCCGCGGCGGATCGTGAAGGCCTCGCCGCCGTGATTGATCAGGATCACCTTCACCTCGCCGCGATAGTCGGCGTCCACCGTCCCCGGCGAGTTCAGGCAGGTGATTCCGGACTTCAGCGCCAGGCCCGAACGCGGCCGCACCTGGCCCTCGAAGCCGGAGGGGATCGCGAAGGCGAGGCCCGTCGGCACCGGAAACCGCGCGCCGGGGGCCAGCACCACGGGGGCATCCTCCGGCACGGCGGCGCGCAGGTCCATGCCCGCGGCGTCGGCGGTCTCATAACCGGGCAGCGGCAGGTCGAGATTGTGCGGCAGGCGTTTGACGGGGACGGTCGGCGTCACGAGAGCTCCTGGGCCATTCGGGCGGCGAGCTTCTGCGCCACCTGCGACTTCGCGGTCCGCTCCCATCGCTCGATTCCCCCCGCCGTGACGATAGACACCGTGTTGTCATCCCCGCCCATGACGCCCTCGAGGCTCACATCATTGGCCACGATCCAGTCGCAGCCTTTGCGCGCCAGCTTTGCCTTGGCGTAGTTTTCCACGTCGTTGGTCTCGGCGGCGAACCCCACCACCAGCTTCGGCCGGCGGGCGGAGGTCGAGAGGGTGGCCAGGATGTCGGGGTTCTCCACCAGGGCGATGGAAGGCGGGCCGCCGCCGTACTTCTTCAGCTTGGTCCCAGCCGTATCGGCGGGACGCCAGTCGGCCACCGCGGCGACGCAGACGGCGATGTCGGCCGGCAGGGCCGCCTCGCAGGCCGCCAGCATCTGGCGGGCGGTCTCCACGTCCACGCGCTTGACGCCTACTGGAGTCGGCACCGCCACCGGGCCGGCCACGAGAGTCACCTCGGCGCCGAGATCGGCCAGGGCCTTGGCGATGGCGAAACCCTGCTTGCCGCTGGAGCGGTTGGTCAGCAGGCGCACGGGATCCAGCGGTTCGGCGGTGGGGCCGGCGGTGACGATAGCGCGCTTGCCGGCCAGGGGCCGGGCCGCGGGGCCGGCAAGCGCCTGCAGGATCGCCTCGAAGATCGCGGCGGGCTCCGCCATCCGCCCGAAGCCGAACTCGCCGCAAGCCATGGCCCCCTCGTCCGGACCGACGAACAGCACGCCGTCGGCCTTCAGGGTCGCGAGGTTGCGGCGGGTGGCGGCGTGCCCCCACATCCGCACGTTCATGGCCGGCGCCATCAGGACGGGCTTGTCGGTGGCCAGCAGGGTGGTCGAGGCCAGGTCCCCGGCCAGGCCGTGGGCCGCCTTGGCCATCAGGTCGGCGGTGGCCGGCGCCACCACCACCAGGTCCGCCGAGCGCGACAGCTCGATATGGCCCATCTCGGCCTCGTCGGTGAGCGAGAAGAGCTGCGAGTAGACCTTGTCTTCGGCCAGGGCGGCCAGGGACAGCGGGGTGACGAATTCGGCGCCCGCCCGGGTGAGGATCGGCCGCACCCCAATGCCGGCCTTGCGTAGCAGGCGGGTCAGTTCCAGGGCCTTATAGGCGGCGATCCCGCCCCCGACGATCAGCAGAATCCGTTGGTCCGACAAGGTTTGACGCCCCAAGCAACAGGTCCCCGGTCATAGGCCAAACGCGGGCGCTGGACAAACATGCGTTTCTGTTCTTAATTTGTTCCACAGCTTGGCCGGCGATATTATACTTGCCGTACCCAAAAAGAACGATTAGGTTGATTCCACAAGGAGTTAGCCCGATGTCGGTTCTTTCGCAGCCCCACTTCCACAACGAAGCCGCCGCCTACGCTTACGTCGAGGCGCGCGTCTGGCCGCAAGGTCCGATTTGCCCCCATTGCGGCGGCGTGGAGCGCATTGGCCTCATGGGCGGCAAGTCCACCCGGATCGGGGCTTACAAGTGCTACCAGTGCCGCAAGCCCTTCACCGTGAAGGTCGGGACCATCTTCGAGGCCAGCCACGTTCCCCTGCGTCTGTGGCTGCAAGCCATGTTCCTGATGGCATCCTCGAAGAAGGGCGTGAGCGCCAACCAACTGCATCGCACCCTGGGCGTCACCCTCAAGACTGCCTGGTTCATGGCTCACCGCATCCGGAAGGCGATGGAGAGCGACGACGCCAACCCGTTCGGCATGGGCGGCGCGACCGTCGAAGTGGACGAAACCTTCATCGGGACCGATCCCGGCGCTCCGGCTCCCAAGAAGGGCAAGCCGCGCGGGATCAAGCAAATGCAGAAGGTCGTCTCCCTCGTGGAGCGTGAGACCGGCCGCGCCCGCTCGGTTGTCATCGACAACTACAGCCTGTCGGACATCACCCTCGTGGTTGAAGCCAACCTCCACCGCGAGGCCAACCTGCTCACCGACGAGAGCCGCATGTACACCGTGGTCGGCAAGACCTTCGCCAGCCACAACACCGTCAATCACTCCAAGGGCGAGTATGTGAACCGCCAGGACAAGGCGATCCACACCAACACCATCGAAGGCTACTTCTCGATCTTCAAGCGCGGGATGCGCGGCGTCTACCAGCACGCCGCCAAGCGCCACCTGCATCGCTATCTGGCCGAGTTCGATTTCCGCTATAGCTACCGCATCGCGCTGGGCGTGAACGATGTGCAGCGGGCTGATATGATGCTGGCCGGTGTGACCGGTAAGCGCCTCACCTATCAAACAGCTCGTGGGGCGATCTAAGGCGAAGGAAGCCGATGGCGGACAAGAAACCGAAGGACGAGGACGAGGCGCAAAGCCGAAGGTTCATCGAAGCCGCAACCGATCTCGAAGCGGCTGGCGAACTAAACCTCACCGAAAGCGAAGCCGCGTTTGAACGGCTCGTTGACAACGCCTTGCCAGCGCGGAAGCCGCCGGAAAAATAGGGGATTCCCTCAGCGAATCGAACGCGCTAAGGAAAGGGCGTCGCCCCCGCTAGGAAACGACGCCCCCCTCCTACCTCGCGCGCTTGCGCTTGGCAGGAACCTTCACGGTCTGGACATAAGCAGTCGCCTTGCGGCGGTTAGCTTCCGAGATGGGAATGATCTTCCCAGTCTTGGCGTCCTTCCCGATCTGACGGGTAGCCATTTGCACATCACCTCCAATCCGGGGCCGTTGCCCCTCGCTACAGGCATGACCTGCGGATTGTGATGATCGCGTCCGACGACTCGCCAACCGGGAAATTAACCAGTTTCTTCGCGGAAGTTGAGTCAATTCAGCCGCCTAAGCGACAGGGCTAGACTTTGCTGGTCCGGTAGTCGGGCCGGAACTGCGCCAATTCCTCCACAACGTCTTCGGGCAAGCCCATGGCGCGGGCCACTTCGCGAGTGGCCTGATCCGTGTGTTCCCAATCGGCCCGGACGTTCGCCTTAAAATGTTCGAGATGCGGGCGCCCGAAGAAGCCGAGCTTGTCTCGGGGCCGCATCAGGGCCTTCAGGTCGGCCCGGACCGGGCGAGGGTCGCCCGTCATGTTGCGGCTCGCCTGTAGACGCCAGAGCCAAGCTAATAGATCCCCCGGCTGCACCTGCGGCGTCTCCTTCGGCACAAACGAGTGTGCGCGGTAGCCGATGCGCGGGCCGAAGTCGTCCGACTTCAGCAGGAACCGCAGGTAGCGGTGAGCATCGTCCGCGTGTTTGTGGCCTTGCTCGAAAAAGAAGGCGGTCGGCGAGGTGCGGGTGAAAACGCTGCGCCAGTGGGCGATGTGGTAGAAGCAGGACATCAGGGCGAAGGCGTATGGCGTTGGCATTAGGGTGCTGGCGCGGTCTGGGAACACCTCTCCATAGGCTTCCTGATCGACCGCGACGGCCACGCCGAAGTCGCTCTTTTCCTTCGTTAGCGCGATCAGGTGCCGCGACACCTCGTCGGCGTCGGTGCGGCCCTTAAAAATGCCGGCCGTGTGCGCGCATTCGTTGGCGTGAAAGTACGGCAGGCCCCGCCGGCTCAGGTATTGGGACCACTCTTTGCCGAACTCCACCGCTTTCGACTTTCGGAAAACGTAGCCGGCCACGCATAGGACGCGAGGCTTCCGGTCCTCGTAGCTCTCGTCAAAATAGGCTTCCGAGACCGTGACCAAGTCGCCGCCATTCGGGATCAGGATGTCCAGCAGCCGAGCCGACTCGGCATGGCTATTCATCTACCACACCCCGGCCTGGGTACGCGAAGTATAACATCGCCCTTGGCCGTGTGTCTGGAGGGACTGGAATGGCAGGTTACAAGATTGCGTTGAGCGCGGGCCTGGCCCTGGTGTTGCTGGCCGCCTGCGAACGGCCTTCGGCGGTGGCCAAGAAGGAGGACGCTCCGGCTTCGACCGCATCGTCGTCGGGGTCGGGCTCGGAGACCGCAAGGACGGAGACCCGCGACGAGCCGGTGCGCGAGATCGACGGCAAGCCGATCTGGTCGGCAAGCCGCAAAGGCAGCGCCGAGGAGAACGCCCAGCGCAGTTTCGAGCGCAACGGCGAGGCCTTCGGGGCCAAGGACCTGGACGACTTCGTGCGCAAGGCCCACGCCTTCGTCGAGGACCCGCCGGCAGGGACTCAGCGCCTGACCCGGTCCAACGGCGACGTCCTGCTCTACGATCCCAAGGGCAATGTCTTCGCCGTGATCACCAAGGCCGGCGCGCCGCGCACCATGTTCAAGCCCGAAGAAGGCGCCGCCTACTGGGACGAGCAGAAGACCCGCGAGGCGAGGCGCCTGACGGCCCGCTCCGAGCGTCGGGAGCGCGACGACAGCTGATGGCCAGGCATCTCATCAGGTACGCCGATCTGGACTGGAGCCGCGCCTTCCGGGGCCGCCATCCGTTCAATCCAGCCTCGGAGATGAGCATGATCCGGGTCGGCGACCTGAGCGGGCTCACCCGACTGGGCGCCAATCTCATCCGCATCCCGCCAGGCAAGGAGAGCTTCATCCCCCACGCCCATTCGGTGGAGGAGGAGATGGTGCTGGTGATCTCGGGGTCGGGCGAGGTGGTGCTGGACGGCGTCGCCCAGGCGATCGGGCCCGGCGATTTCGTGGGCTTCCCCACCGATGGGGTGGTCCACCACCTGCTCAACACCGGCGAGGTCGACCTGGTCTATCTGACCGTCGGCGAGCGTGCCCGCGTCGAGGTCGCCGACATGCCGACCCTCGGCAAGACCACCGTCTTTCGCAACAACCGCATGGCCCTGTTCGGCCCGGACGGGGTGGAGGAGCTGTCGGCGGAAGAGTGGTTCGCTCGGATGCAGATCGAGGACTAGAGCAGCCAGGCCGCCAGCAAGAACACCAGCCCCGACGCCGCCGCCCCCACCGCGAACCAGAGGAACGGCGTTCCGCCGTGCTCCTCGACCACGGCCACAGCCGGGACCTGGGGCGGAGCCTCGATCAGGCGCGCGAGGTTGCGCAGGGCGCTGACCGCCTCTTCCGCATAACGCTTGGTCCGGGCTGCGGGGGACAATTCGCGAAGCATCCAGCGGCGCACCACCGGATCGGCGGCGGCCCAGATGTCGTGCTGCGGATCGATCCGACGGGCCACGCCCTCCACGGTCATCATGGTCTTCTGCAGCAGCACGAGCTGCGGCTGCAGGCGCATGTCGAACAGAGCGGTGATCTCGAACAGCTGGGTCAGGACCCGGCTCATGGAGACGTCGCTGACATTGCGGCCGAACACCGGCTCGCCCACCGCCCGCAGCGCCTGGGCGAAGGCCGCCACCGAGTGGCCGCGGGGCACGTAGCCGGCGTCGAAATGGGTCTGGGCGACCTTGTCGTAGTCGCGCTGCAGGAAGCCCCAGAGGATCTCGGCCAGGTAGCGGCGCTCGGCGGCGTCGAGCCGTCCGATGATCCCGAAGTCCACCGCCGTCAACTCGCAGGGCGCGGCGACGAACAGGTTACCCTCGTGCAGGTCGGCGTGGAACACGCCATGGTCAAGGGCCTGGGCCAGGAACGCCCGGATCAGCTTGTCGGCCAGGGCCGGACGGTCGAGGCCATCCAGCTCCAGGGCGGCGGGATCGGACAGCGGCGCGCCGGGCGCCCACTCCTGGGTCAGGACCCGCTTGCCCACGCCCTCCCAGACCACCTTGGGTGCGGACATGTAGCCGTCCTTGGCCATGACCTGGGCCAGTTCGTCGCCGCCGGCCGCCTCCAGCCGCAGGTCCAGCTCCAGCTCGGTGGCGCGGATCACCGTGTCGGCCAGGGCCTTCGGCTCCAGGCGCCGCGCGGGGACCGACCAGCGCTCCACCAGCCGGGCGGCCAGCCGCAGCACTTCGGCGTCTTCCGCCACCCGCCGGCCGATGCCGGGCCGCAGCACCTTGACGGCCACGCGTCGACCATCGGTGAGGGTCGCCTCATGCGCCTGGGCCAGCGAGGCCGCGGCCACCGGCTCGCCGAAGGTCGAGAACAGGCTCGCCACCGGCCGTCCCAGGGTCAGCTCCACCTCGCGCCGGGCCAGTTCGGTGGGAAAGGGCGCGAGGGCGTCCTTCAGCCGCGCCAGGTCCTGGGCGAACTCGATCCCGAAAATGTCGGCGCGGGTGGAAAGTAGCTGGCCGAGCTTGATCGCCACCGGCCCCAGCAGCTCCAGCGACCGCGCCAACCGCTCGCCGGGCCGTCCCTCTCGGGCCTGGCGTCCGGCCAGCAGCCGGAGCGCCGTACCCAGGGTCTTCACGGCGGGGGGATAGAGAGCGTCCAGCTCGCGCGGAAGCAGGGCGTCGTTGCGCGCCAACATCCATCCCGCGGCCGCGAGCCGCCCGAACGCCGCCAGCCCGCCCACCGGCTAGATCGCCCAGCCGTGGTGCATGGCGGCCACCCCGCCGGTGAAGTTCGTGTAGCCGGCGCGGCTGAACCCGGCCTTCTCGATCAGGCCGACGAAGGTCTTCTGGTCCGGGAACCGGCGGATGCTTTCCACCAGGTACTGGTAGCTCTCGCGGTCCTTGGCCACCCATTGGCCGATCTGCGGTATCACCTTGAAGGAATAGGCGTCATAGGCGCGGCGCAGGGCCTCGGTAGCCGGCTGCGAGAACTCCAGGCACAGGAACCGGCCGCCGGGCTTCAGAACCCGCCGGGCCTCGGCGAGGGCCGCGGAGATATCGGTGACGTTGCGGATGCCGAAGGAGATCACATAGGCGTTGGCGCAGGCGTCGGGCAGCGGCAGGCGCTGGGCGTCGCCCACGGCCCAGACGATCTCCGGCTCCCCGCCCCGCTCACGGCCGGCGGCGATCATCTCGGCGTTGTAGTCGACCACGATCACCGAGGCGTCGGGACCGCCGCGTCGTTCCTGCGCACGCCGGGCCATCTTCGCGAAGCGTCGGGCCATGTCGCCCGTGCCGCCTGCGCAGTCGATTATGGTCTCGCCCGGCTGCGGATTCAGGCGGGCGGCGACGGCGTCCTTCCACAGCCGGTGGACGCCCCCGCTCATCAGGTCGTTCATCAGGTCGTAGCGGCTGGCGACGCGGTCGAAGACCCCACGCACCAGGCGCGGTTTCTCGGCGGGGTCGACGTCGCGGAATCCGAAGGTGGCGGCGGGTCCGGTCATGCAGGCGTCTTAGCCTTGTCGCGCGCGCAACGCCATGCCACTCCACGTTCCATGCCCGAACTTCCCGAGGTCGAGACCGTCCGCCGCGGCCTGCAGCCGGTGCTGGAAGGCCGCCGCCTGGCCCGCGTGGAGGCCCGCCGCGCCGACCTGCGGTTCCCGTTCCCCGAAGGCTTCGTCCAGCGGCTCACCGGCGCGACCATCCAGCGCCTGGACCGCCGCGCCAAGTATCTGATCGCCGAACTGGACCGGGGTGAGACCCTGGTGATGCACCTGGGCATGAGCGGCCGATTCGAGATCGCCAGACCGCAGGGCGCCGTCCGGCCCGGAGAGTTCCACTACGCCGCCGACCCGGATCCCAAGCACGCGCATGTGGTGCTGGACACCGAAGATGGCGGCCGGGTCACCTATTACGACCCCAGACGTTTCGGCTACATGGCCCTGCTCGACACCGCCACCCGCGACCAGCATCCCTGGTTCGCGGGCCTCGGCCCCGAACCTCTGTCGCCCGCCTTCGATGCGAACCTGCTGGAGAAAGCCTTCGCCGGCCGCAAGCAGGGTCCCAAGACCCTGCTGCTGGACCAGAGGATCGTCGCCGGCCTGGGCAATATCTATGTCTGCGAGGCGCTCAACCGGGCGCGGATCTCGCCCTTCAAGCCGGCCGGCGGGATCACGCCGGCCAGGCTCGGCCCTCTGGTCGAGATCATCCGCGAGGTGTTGAACGAGGCCATCGCCGCGGGCGGCTCCACCCTGCGCGACTACGCCGCCGCCGACGGGGCCCTGGGCTATTTCCAGCACCGTTTCCGCGCCTATGACCGCGAGGGCCAGGCCTGCCTCAACGAGGGCTGTGGTGGCGTCGTTGCCCGCCAGGTCCAGGCCGGCCGCTCCACCTTCTTCTGCCCCGACTGCCAAGAGTGAATCGACGCATGCTCTCAAAGGCTCTCCTCGCCGGGCTCTTCGGCCTCGCCCTCGCCGCCTGTGGGCCCGCGCAGGCCAAGCCGCCGTACTGGATCGTGCGCGACGCCGATTCAGAGGTGATGCTGTTCGGGTCGGTCCACGTGCTGCGGCCGGACCTCGACTGGCGGCCGCCCGAACTGGACGCCGCCCTGGCCAGGGCCGACGACCTCTGGTTCGAGCTGCCGATCGACGCCATGTCGGAGGCGCGCACCGCCCAGCTCGCAGCCCGGCACGGCCTGATGCCGGAGGGCAAGACCCTCACCAGCCTGCTCTCGCCGCAGGGCGCCCAGCGCCTGGCGAGGGCGTCGGAAAGCCTGGGGGTCAGCCTGGCGGTGATGGATCGACTGGAGCCTTGGTTCGCCGAGGTGCTGCTGGCCGGGGCCCAGTTCCGCAAGGCCGGGGCCGATACCTCCGGCGGGGTGGAGAAGACCCTGTCGGCCAGCGCCCCGGCCTCGGCCCAGCGCAAGGCCTTCGAGACCCCCGACGAACAGATCGCCATCTTCGATTCCGCGCCGCTCATCGATCAGGCCGCCTCCCTGGAGCGCAGCCTGATCGAGCTGGACGCCAATCCCGACGCCTATGAGGCCCTGGTGGCCGACTGGATGGCCGGCGACCTGGCGGGTATCGACGAGCAGGCCCTGGAGCCCCTCCGCGAGGTCGCCCCCGCCCTCTATGCGCGGCTGGTCACCGATCGTAACGCCCGCTGGCTGGCGGCGCTCCGCACGCGCCTTGCCGGTCAGGGCCGGACCGTGGTCGTGGTGGGCGTCGGACACCTGGTGGGCGAGGACGGCCTGCCCGCCCGCCTGCGAGCGCTTGGCTATTCGGTCGAGGGGCCTTAGAGGCCAGTCCAGGGACAACCGCGCGAGGCTGGCATGAGCTACGAGACCCTGATCGTCGAGGCGCATGACGCCGTCACCCTGATCAAGTTGAACCGGCCCGAGGCGCTGAACGCGCTCAACAGCCAATTGCTCGCCGAACTCTGCGCCGCCCTGGACGCGGCCGAAGCCGACGACAGCGTCCGCTGCCTGGTGCTGACTGGCTCGGAGCGCGCCTTCGCCGCCGGCGCCGACATCAAGGAGATGTCCGACAAGTCCTACGCCCAGATGTTCAAGCAGGACTTCTTCGGAGCCAGCGCCCGGCGCATCGAGCAGTTTCGCAAGCCGATCATCG
This genomic stretch from Phenylobacterium sp. LH3H17 harbors:
- the coaBC gene encoding bifunctional phosphopantothenoylcysteine decarboxylase/phosphopantothenate--cysteine ligase CoaBC is translated as MSDQRILLIVGGGIAAYKALELTRLLRKAGIGVRPILTRAGAEFVTPLSLAALAEDKVYSQLFSLTDEAEMGHIELSRSADLVVVAPATADLMAKAAHGLAGDLASTTLLATDKPVLMAPAMNVRMWGHAATRRNLATLKADGVLFVGPDEGAMACGEFGFGRMAEPAAIFEAILQALAGPAARPLAGKRAIVTAGPTAEPLDPVRLLTNRSSGKQGFAIAKALADLGAEVTLVAGPVAVPTPVGVKRVDVETARQMLAACEAALPADIAVCVAAVADWRPADTAGTKLKKYGGGPPSIALVENPDILATLSTSARRPKLVVGFAAETNDVENYAKAKLARKGCDWIVANDVSLEGVMGGDDNTVSIVTAGGIERWERTAKSQVAQKLAARMAQELS
- a CDS encoding cupin domain-containing protein, whose amino-acid sequence is MARHLIRYADLDWSRAFRGRHPFNPASEMSMIRVGDLSGLTRLGANLIRIPPGKESFIPHAHSVEEEMVLVISGSGEVVLDGVAQAIGPGDFVGFPTDGVVHHLLNTGEVDLVYLTVGERARVEVADMPTLGKTTVFRNNRMALFGPDGVEELSAEEWFARMQIED
- the dut gene encoding dUTP diphosphatase — protein: MTPTVPVKRLPHNLDLPLPGYETADAAGMDLRAAVPEDAPVVLAPGARFPVPTGLAFAIPSGFEGQVRPRSGLALKSGITCLNSPGTVDADYRGEVKVILINHGGEAFTIRRGDRIAQMIIAPVIQAVLAEVADLDDTVRGAGGFGSTGGR
- the ubiB gene encoding 2-polyprenylphenol 6-hydroxylase, whose protein sequence is MGGLAAFGRLAAAGWMLARNDALLPRELDALYPPAVKTLGTALRLLAGRQAREGRPGERLARSLELLGPVAIKLGQLLSTRADIFGIEFAQDLARLKDALAPFPTELARREVELTLGRPVASLFSTFGEPVAAASLAQAHEATLTDGRRVAVKVLRPGIGRRVAEDAEVLRLAARLVERWSVPARRLEPKALADTVIRATELELDLRLEAAGGDELAQVMAKDGYMSAPKVVWEGVGKRVLTQEWAPGAPLSDPAALELDGLDRPALADKLIRAFLAQALDHGVFHADLHEGNLFVAAPCELTAVDFGIIGRLDAAERRYLAEILWGFLQRDYDKVAQTHFDAGYVPRGHSVAAFAQALRAVGEPVFGRNVSDVSMSRVLTQLFEITALFDMRLQPQLVLLQKTMMTVEGVARRIDPQHDIWAAADPVVRRWMLRELSPAARTKRYAEEAVSALRNLARLIEAPPQVPAVAVVEEHGGTPFLWFAVGAAASGLVFLLAAWLL
- a CDS encoding histidine phosphatase family protein produces the protein MELILVRHGLPVRSDGHADPELSEEGHDQARRVALWLADDGVDAAWSSPMRRAVQTAEPFVARGGHALQLHEGVAEFDRESGAYVPMEVLKREDYAAWKALAEGGHGVDVPAFQDQVVGALEEVIAAHPGGRVAVFCHGGVINVWTAHVLKMEPRLFFEPGYTSVHRFMCARGGQRNVVSLNERAHLREAPAAI
- the dapB gene encoding 4-hydroxy-tetrahydrodipicolinate reductase; this translates as MTAPIKIAVAGALGRMGQAVAAVVAGRQDVVLSARFDRPGASGEGLVDQAAALDGADVVIDFTTPAASVALAQACAARGGPTLVIGSTGLSEQDLAAIGKAAETVAIVQAGNFSLGVNMLLGLVAQAARALGPDAYDIEIFEAHHRRKVDAPSGTALMLGQAAAKGRGVDLALAAARAREGNTGPRIPGDIGFSVMRGGDIIGEHSVTFAADDEILTLSHSARDRGLFARGAVEAARWVANRPPGKYDMQDVLGLN
- a CDS encoding amidase family protein, which codes for MADLLRRDATGQLAALMAKDVSAVELLKLALARHEATHARLNVVIAADLDRALDAARAVDDLRLRGETLGPLAGLPMTIKDTLDVAGLPASSGLDAFRHRKAEDAVAVTHARRAGAVIWGKTNVPVMAGDWQSFNAVYGTSNNPWDVARTTGGSSGGSAGALAAGVTSLEIGSDIAGSLRVPASFCGVFSHKPTWGMVSQRGHVPPAPGAHIERDLNVVGPMARSARDLRLLLSVIENGPIAAKARPADLPSLRVGLWLDEPLFPLDPEVRLVLETLAGELAAAGAEIQPISSPVPADQLMAAFQTLLGSIIGGDLPPALQRRARRARALADLAGSVGIDLKSWGGLSRAYAASHAEWIAADEVRARMSHVMGELFLRFDVILAPVTPRVAFPHDHRPFTARRLQLTDGTQVPYTAMMNWVALATACRLPVTVVPAGLAASGLPVGMQIIGPRGGDSRTLAVAQAIDETLRGYIPPPS
- a CDS encoding IS1595 family transposase, with product MSVLSQPHFHNEAAAYAYVEARVWPQGPICPHCGGVERIGLMGGKSTRIGAYKCYQCRKPFTVKVGTIFEASHVPLRLWLQAMFLMASSKKGVSANQLHRTLGVTLKTAWFMAHRIRKAMESDDANPFGMGGATVEVDETFIGTDPGAPAPKKGKPRGIKQMQKVVSLVERETGRARSVVIDNYSLSDITLVVEANLHREANLLTDESRMYTVVGKTFASHNTVNHSKGEYVNRQDKAIHTNTIEGYFSIFKRGMRGVYQHAAKRHLHRYLAEFDFRYSYRIALGVNDVQRADMMLAGVTGKRLTYQTARGAI
- a CDS encoding class I SAM-dependent methyltransferase: MTGPAATFGFRDVDPAEKPRLVRGVFDRVASRYDLMNDLMSGGVHRLWKDAVAARLNPQPGETIIDCAGGTGDMARRFAKMARRAQERRGGPDASVIVVDYNAEMIAAGRERGGEPEIVWAVGDAQRLPLPDACANAYVISFGIRNVTDISAALAEARRVLKPGGRFLCLEFSQPATEALRRAYDAYSFKVIPQIGQWVAKDRESYQYLVESIRRFPDQKTFVGLIEKAGFSRAGYTNFTGGVAAMHHGWAI